The following proteins are co-located in the Vigna unguiculata cultivar IT97K-499-35 chromosome 9, ASM411807v1, whole genome shotgun sequence genome:
- the LOC114162883 gene encoding uncharacterized protein LOC114162883, which yields MNEKRNSKRPKSLPYNMPVTDSNEPQNFDDNILFPVEEIVQYPLPGYVSPTSISFSPDDSLISYLFSPDHSLNRKVYAFDLKTNAQELLFSPPDGGLDESNISPEEKLRRERLRERGLGVTRYEWVKTSSKRKAVVVPLPAGIYIQDLSLSKPELKLPSVSGSPIIDPHLSPDGSMLAYVRDCELHVLNLLSNESKQLTHGAKEHGLIHGLAEYIAQEEMDRKTGYWWSLDSKYIAFTEVDSSEIPLFRIMHQGKSSVGLEAQEDHPYPFAGASNVKVRLGVVSVAGNSITWMDLQCGGTEQQNNEEEYLARVNWMHGNILTAQILNRHHTKIKIVKFDIKTGQKKNLLVEENGNWINIHDCFTPLDKGVTKFSGGFIWASEKTGFRHLYLHDANGVCLGPITEGEWMVEQIAGVNEATGLIYFTGTLDGPLESNLYCTKLFIDGSQPLQVPVRLTHSKGKHIVVLDHHMRNFVDIHDSLGCPPRVLLCSLEDGSVIKPLYEQSFTVPRFKKLQLEAPEIVEIQANDGTTLYGALYKPDASRFGPPPYKTMINVYGGPSVQLVSNSWLSTVDLRAQYLRNQGILVWKLDNRGTARRGLKFESYLKHKLGQIDADDQLTGAEWLVKQGLAKAGHIGLYGWSYGGYLSAMTLSRYPDFFKCAIAGAPVTSWDGYDTFYTEKYMGLPSENKSGYESGSVMNQVHQLKGRLLLVHGMIDENVHFRHTARLINALVAAGKPYELIVFPDERHMPRRHSDRVYMEGRMWDFIQRNL from the exons ATGAATGAGAAGAGAAATTCGAAGCGTCCAAAATCACTACCTTACAACATGCCTGTGACAGACTCAAATGAGCCGCAGAATTTTGACGATAACATTCTTTTCCCCGTTGAAGAGATTGTACAATACCCATTGCCGGGATACGTGTCGCCAACTTCAATAAGTTTTAGTCCTGATGATAGTTTAATCTCTTACTTGTTTAGTCCTGATCACTCTTTAAACAGAAAGGTTTATGCTTTTGATCTGAAGACCAATGCACAAGAATTGTTATTCAGTCCCCCGGATGGTGGACTAGATGAAAGTAATATTTCTCCAGAAGAAAAGTTGAGGAGGGAGAGGTTGAGGGAGCGTGGTTTAGGCGTGACACGATATGAATGGGTGAAGACAAGCTCGAAAAGGAAAGCAGTCGTGGTGCCATTGCCTGCTGGG ATTTATATTCAGGACCTTTCCCTTTCAAAACCAGAGCTCAAGCTTCCAAGTGTATCAGGTTCACCCATTATTGACCCACATCTCTCACCAGATGGATCAATGCTTGCCTATGTGAGAGACTGTGAGTTGCATGTTCTGAATCTCTTGTCAAATGAATCAAAGCAGTTGACCCATGGGGCAAAGGAACATGGTTTG ATTCATGGGCTTGCAGAATATATAGCTCAG GAGGAGATGGATAGAAAAACTGGATATTGGTGGTCACTGGACAGTAAATACATTGCTTTCACCGAAGTTGATTCTTCTGAAATACCACTTTTTAGAATTATGCACCAAGGGAAGAGCTCAGTTGGTTTAGAGGCACAGGAAGATCACCCTTATCCTTTTGCAGGAGCTTCAAATGTTAAAGTGCGCCTTGGGGTTGTTTCGGTAGCTGGAAACTCCATTACTTGGATGGATCTTCAATGTGGGGGCACAGAACAGCAAAACAACGAGGAGGAATATTTGGCAAGAGTCAATTGGATGCATGGAAACATTCTCACTGCTCAGATCTTGAACAGACACCACACTAAAATAAAGATTGTTAAATTTGACATCAAAACAGGCCAAAAGAAAAATTTGCTAGTGGAAGAAAACGGCAATTGGATCAATATACATGACTGTTTCACACCTCTTGATAAAGGAGTTACCAAATTTTCAGGTGGATTTATCTGGGCTAGTGAAAAAACAGGATTTAGGCATCTTTATCTTCATGATGCAAACGGGGTTTGTTTAGGACCCATCACTGAAGGTGAATGGATGGTTGAGCAAATTGCTGGCGTGAATGAAGCTACAGGTCTGATATACTTTACTGGGACCTTAGATGGTCCCCTGGAGTCCAATTTGTATTGTACTAAACTTTTCATTGATGGAAGTCAACCACTTCAGGTCCCTGTCAGACTTACACACAGCAAGGGGAAGCACATTGTGGTCCTTGATCATCATATGCGAAACTTTGTTGATATTCATGATTCTCTTGGTTGTCCTCCTAGGGTGTTACTGTGCTCATTGGAAGATGGAAGTGTAATCAAGCCTTTATATGAGCAGTCATTTACAGTTCCAAGGTTCAAAAAGCTTCAACTTGAGGCGCCGGAGATCGTTGAGATACAGGCTAATGATGGCACTACACTGTATGGAGCTTTATATAAGCCTGATGCTTCAAGGTTTGGACCTCCACCTTACAAAACTATGATCAATGTTTATGGTGGTCCAAGTGTACAGCTTGTTAGTAACTCTTGGCTCAGTACGGTTGATCTGAGAGCACAATATTTGAGAAACCAAGGCATATTAGTTTGGAAG TTAGACAATAGAGGAACTGCAAGACGGGGGTTGAAATTCGAAAGCTATCTAAAACACAAACTGGGTCAAATCGACGCTGATGATCAGCTTACTGGAGCAGAGTGGCTTGTGAAACAAGGGCTTGCAAAAGCTGGTCACATAGGGTTGTATGGTTGGAGCTATGGCGGGTATCTCTCTGCAATGACACTGTCAAGATATCCAGATTTCTTCAAGTGTGCAATAGCCGGCGCCCCTGTTACATCATGGGATGGATATGACACGTTTTACACAGAGAAGTACATGGGGTTGCCATCTGAAAACAAGTCAGGCTATGAAAGTGGTTCTGTTATGAACCAAGTGCACCAGTTGAAAGGGAGGTTGTTGCTTGTGCATGGCATGATTGATGAGAATGTTCACTTCAGGCACACTGCAAGGCTTATCAATGCTCTTGTGGCAGCTGGAAAACCATATGAGCTCATAGTTTTCCCAGATGAACGCCACATGCCACGGCGTCACAGTGATCGAGTTTACATGGAAGGGAGGATGTGGGACTTCATTCAGAGGAATCTGTAA